The following are encoded together in the Gopherus evgoodei ecotype Sinaloan lineage chromosome 17, rGopEvg1_v1.p, whole genome shotgun sequence genome:
- the TLCD2 gene encoding TLC domain-containing protein 2 produces MGLSPGLLLIGGSFAAFRLLNRGLERLVPPPRPALRNRWKWRNIWTSFAHSLLSGAGALLGFCLHPQMAEDLIRTHSPAAHSVVSISIGYFLQDFVDMLCNQKLHQSWELLFHHSVVIICFSLTVLVHQYIGFALVALLVEINSIFLHLRQILLMANLMHTTCYRLNSIINLGTYIVFRITTLAWMTRWLVLNRENIPLATYTVGTVGMAIMTPMNIILFYRLLRSDFLKSSREAWREKEK; encoded by the exons ATGGGGCTGAGCCCGGGGCTCCTGCTCATCGGCGGCTCCTTCGCGGCGTTCCGGCTGCTGAACCGCGGGCTGGAGCGGCTGGTGCCTCCGCCGCGCCCCGCGCTCCGCAACCGCTGGAAGTGGCGAAACATCTGGACCTCGTTCGCGCACAGCCTGCTGAGCGGCGCCGGGGCGCTGCTGGG GTTCTGTCTCCACCCGCAGATGGCGGAGGACCTGATCAGAACTCACTCCCCGGCTGCACACAGTGTTGTCTCAATATCTATAG GATATTTTCTCCAAGATTTTGTGGATATGTTGTGTAATCAGAAGCTTCACCAGTCCTGGGAGCTGCTTTTCCATCACTCGGTG GTGATTATCTGCTTTAGCTTGACAGTGCTGGTTCATCAATATATTGGATTTGCTCTTGTGGCTTTGCTTGTAGAGATTAACTCCATCTTCCTGCACCTGCGACAGATTCTGCTAATGGCCAACCTGATGCACACCACCTGTTACCGCCTCAACAGCATCATAAATCTGGGCACCTACATAGTGTTTCGCATCACTACACTGGCCTGGATGACACGCTGGCTGGTTCTAAACCGTGAGAACATACCGCTGGCAACATATACTGTGGGCACAGTGGGCATGGCCATCATGACACCCATGAACATCATCCTCTTCTACCGCTTACTGCGCAGTGACTTCCTCAAGTCCAGCCGGGAGGCGTGGCGGGAGAAGGAGAAATAG